The Triticum urartu cultivar G1812 chromosome 5, Tu2.1, whole genome shotgun sequence genome contains the following window.
tctgagtttcctatcaatacaattctagcatggataataaacgattatcatgaacaaggaaatataataataactaatttattattgcctctagggcatatttccaacaatgtttagattttgtgtggaggctatatatacccctccacccactcttcattcgtggagagagccatcagcacatgcctacacttccaacatacattttctgagagagaaccatctacacttgtgttgaggtcaagatattccattccaaccacacaAATCTTgttctctagccttccccaagttgctttccactcaaaccctctttccaccaaatccaatcctatgagagagagctgagtgttggggagactatcatttgaagcacaagagtaaggagttcatcatcaacacaccatctattaccttttggagagtggtgtctcctagattggctaggtgtcacttgggagcctccgtcaagattgtggagttgaaccaaggagtttgtacgggcaaggggATGGCCTACTTCGTgtagatctaccctagtgaggcaagtccttcgtgggcgatggccatggtgggatagacaaggttgcttcttcgtggacccttcatgggtggagccctccgtggactcgcgcaaccgttacccttcgtgggttgaagtctccatcaacgtggatgtacgctagcaccacctatcagaaccatgccaaaaatccccgtgtctacattgtgtttgctccctcaaactcctccatttaccttcatatgcaactgttttacattccactgctataatcttagaattgcatgtgtaggttaattacttgacttgtgctaagttgttaaaatctgccaaaacttaaaattgggaaaaggctagatttttatttggtcaagtagtctaatcacccccctctagacatactttcgatcctacaactaCTTCCTCCACGTCATGCACAACCTCCTCGGAGGCGACCACATCAAGGGACCCCGGTGAGGGGGTATCATCCGGAGGCTAGCCTCCATTGGGGTCGTCCTGCATGTCTAAAGCACCAACAGGGGCGTTCGATCCGGCTCGTACCAAGATGGTGTCTTCGGGTGAAGGCGTGCCGGGTACATCCGCTCCATGTGCCGAAACGGCCTCCGCGGCGATCAAGGAATCGAGGCAGCGTCCGGCAAGACCTCctggtcgatgccaggacgaggAGGAATGGGAGCAAAGGACTGCTCGATCTACACTCGTTTCTCCAATAATGATGCTACGAGGTGGGATGCTGGCAGCCGGTTGACTTTCCCCCGTGTCTGGCCGGAGGATAACGGCCTTGCGGATGGATCGCTTTGCCTGGCATGGTCTCATGGCAGGAGACCTAAAACATGAAACCATAAGTCTCAAAAATCACGGGAATTATCCCCCTTTAATAAGAACTAGTAAAATACTCGTGTGTTGCTACGGCGCAATCAAACAAATTGATGATTAAAATGCATGAATAAGACAAAATGGAACATTGGTTTCTAATTTCTTGCTATCCTTTTATAATAGCTCTTGTAAAACCAATATTTGAGGCCGAGAAGACTTTCAAGATGAAATGCATGGACAGTAGCATGAGGTGACACTAAGACCAAGAAAATTATATCCAACTATAGATACATCCATCGATACTATTTTAGTTTGGTATATTTATATATTGATGTCCAAGATCAGAACTTTAGTTTAGGAACTGTTCAGGTCTCCTTCCACTCCATCCTTCACCAACTATGTGAAGCGGGGGCTTCCCGCGGTGTAATTTGATGAAGCTGCCAAAGTTTAGCTTCGCGAATCCAGAATCACAGGAATGCCACTGCGAGATTGAGTGACGCTTCATTGTAAATACCCTTCTGACGAACCCCGTTGAAGCGTTATCCCAAAGACGTCATCATTGTTCCCACGAGCCTGCCATCGCCTAGCCGCCAGCCCTCCGTTGTTGCCCTATTCCACACCACTGGCCTCCTTCCCAGCGTCGCCCTCTACCCCCCGTAAACCACCTCCCGTGTCTGCCTCTGCTCTATTCGTGCCAACCTCATCCCGTGGAAGATGAGCAATGTGTCCCAAACAGTGCAGCTCCTCCAAGGAAGCTAGAGTGCGGCGCTGAAGCTTCAACGCTTCTAAATAGGCTTACATCTCTGCATTTTGCCCTGGAGTTGCCGCCTAACAAAAATAATTTAGTATATATACTCTGGTAATAGCTCATCTAAATGAATGTTGTTTCTCACTTGTATATTTTGCACGTAATCTTTAGTCAAGCTCCCACGGAGATATAAAATCCAGCCCATTTGGCTCCTGTCATTTGGGCCGGATTTCACAGATTTCATTTCCGAAATCCGGCCCCAACTTGTTTGGCTGTTACATAACTGACACTGGATTTCACTTCCGAATTCCAGCGAACCAGTACCCTagttaggctggtcatagtggaggTAACTTAGCAAGTAACATAGCGCATTTCAAGACATGTTTGCTTATGTGGCATAGAGTTAATGAAAAGAGAGGTGTTTGGAGTAACATAACGCAATCCAAAGCAAAATGAGTCTATGATGTAATAAATGCtatcatctatgatactacttatatgttactttgcattatgaaggtagtaacaaagactagtgtcatatgcatgacactagtctaagttactccccactatgagattggtcatagtggggagtaacttatactagtgtcatacatatgacactagtctaaattactaccttcatagtgcaaagtaacaaagtagtagtgtcatagatgtcttcatttattagcttgtagactcatcctTTCTCGGGAAgtgctatgttacagtaacatattatgttactctaaGCACCTCTCTCCTTATTAACTACATGTCACATAAACAAAATTTTTTTgaagtgcgctatgttactactccctccattccaaaatatagtgcgcccgcgcttcccgagatccaactttgaccataaatttaaccaacgagaccaactacggcgggagaaaaaattatataattgaaaacttctttcgaatatgaattcactgatataatttttgctcccgccgcaatcggtctcggtagttaaatttacggtcaaagttaaAACACGtagatagaggaagcactacattgtggaatggagggagtacctaagttactcccactgtgacTAGCCTGACTAGCCTTAGACCGAAatccctccccacccctctcagggcatctccagccgcgccccaggaaggcctccccaggcATTTTTTTGCGCCGGCGccaaaaaatcggcccagtcacgcccccaggagcccgattttcgccggcttAGGCCaaaaacagcgccggcggacccaggtcGAACCCGGCACGCTGGGGAGCGCCCGGGGGCGCTggggcgaactgttttggcgtgaaacagccgcgggcccgccgcgtcagGGACACGGCTCTCTTCTCGccccttcgtcgtcctcatcgcctcgtttcccgtggcgaatcaatgccaaagctgccgcgctgccgcgccggtcagcctgcgccattgatgcctcacgggcggcgcagtgaagacCGGATGACGCGCGTCCCTCGCCCTCCCTCGCCCGCCACGCGTACTCACGGCGGCTCGCGCACGGGCGGCGCCTCGGCCTATATAAGACGCGCCCCAGCGCACTCGGCGACTCGCACTCTCTCGCCGTCGTcgttcctccctctcctctctctcgccgtctCCAGTTCATCACACCCATGCCGAGCGCTtcccaggcgacggcgcggcggcgaacggcttcggccgccgccatcttcacgagaacgaggctcgcctccttttcgaggccgagtacccggtcccgccggacatgcgggtgcccggggcgtggaggatcagcgccggcggCGTGCCGGTGCCCCCGGTACCCACCGCGGGCGCGCGTGCGGAGATCGCACGCATCCGCTCGTCCCTGCCGcgtgcggcgagggaggggccacggtacgtccccgacagcccgctctgggagccctatttccgccgccgtcacgccgagcagctcgaggccaccaacggcgtcgagccctccggcaggctcaacgccgtcggccggcgtcggtggtggggcgtgcccgggcgcacgttggaggccgtcctcgagtacatcgagggcggcaacacgccgcgcctcgagtaccccgctcccccgtccttccacgccgccggggaagctcctggaccccgaggcgcatggagaccggggggtcctcctcctcgtccggcggctccccctgcctccacctccgccccgtcaagccggagccccagggcACGCCTGTCAGCGCGCGCACCCGCAGCTCCGCGTCCGCATCGGCGACAACGCCTCCCCACCGGCCGCTTCGTCCTCGTcgagcccaagccggagcccggcctccccgcgagcacgaggagatagcccggcgtggcttctccgacgaggacgccctgcggtgggcgcgggacgactacctccgcgacgagatggtccggcagcgccgggccctggaggagatcgcgcccgcaagcgtgggcgcgaggacgagcacggcgtcgtggtcctcgacagcgacgacgacgacgacgccgcccccccggaccgtccaacccgcgcgccaaccgggggagggatgcagcagggacggcggaggcgtcggcggggcgacgacgacgacgacgacgacgacggcgacaggcggtgactacacgcggttctacagcctcctcggcatgtagaaccgcgtgggcgggcggcgagggagacggcggaGGTAGCCCGCtgtagttttttttttcttttttttgtaaaatatgtttaaatttgaatGAATTCGAACGTGTTTGCATTGTGTTTGCACtgaatttaaacattttaaaaaaCTCGTGAGGGGCCGCGACTGGGAGGTATCACGCCCCCAGTGCGTGATTTAGCGCCGGTGCGCTCCAGAGGCGATTTTTTGTCCCTCGTgagggccaacggctggagatgccctcaTTTTGTCTGGATTTGGAGGCCCGACGCAGCTCTCTGTCTCTCTCGATCCCTCTcctccaccccgccgccacccaccctctcctccaccccgccgccacccTCTCCTCCGGCAAGGTCGCTCCGTCTCGACCCCTCTCCTCCCGCCAGATCGCCCCGTCCAGGTCCCTCTCCTCCCGCATATCGCCCCGTCCCGGTCCATCTCCGCCCCGTACTGTCCCTCTCCGGCAAGGTCGCAAGGACACTCGGACGTCTTGGTTACCTGTCCCTCTCGCCACCGGTAAGGCTTCTCCTCTCGCTCCCTTCCCCACCTCTCTTCTCCCCCCTCCCTCTCTCTGATGCGTTTTTCTTCTTGAACCCTAACCCTAACCTGAACCCACCTGTTCAGCAGGACGCCTCACTCCAGCCACCCGATCTGGGCAGCCCACGGTAGGTCAACTCCACCCCCGGAGGACTAAGGAGCAAGAGGCACCGGGGCTCTTGGTCTGGGAGCAAGCAGGGTATGCTTCGCCTCTTTCAATCAGAGTGGTTCTTCAGTTGGTTGCTGCAATATATTTGCTTGGATACATTGTCACAACATTGTCATATGGACTAGGTTGTTATTTCCTTTGATTGCTGCAATATATTGCTCCATAAGATCTAGACAGGTCCTTCGGATAATTTTGCTCTGTTTGGATTAGCTAAGTGACTGGGTGACTGCTTGTAGGCCATGTGTAGAGTTGTAATTCAAGAACATCAGTCGGGAGTCCTAGATTAACAATGAATGCTTTGAGCATCATTCATACATGAGGAATAACTAATTCTTGTTCCCTATAAATGTGTGCTGGAAGCACTATTTTGCAGTATATGCGACATATATACTACTCTCCGATCAAAGAACAACCTACCACAAAAAGAAGTATATACAGTCGTTTCTTCATAGGAGTATATACTTCAAAAAAAGTAGGATTATATACTATTTTGTGATGTATATATTTTTAGACCGGTATATACTGCTTATAACAAAAGTATACGGTTTTCTTGTGCAATTTTTTAGTTGCTTTCTTGTGCAATTAGCATTGCGATCAATGAGTATCTAGTACTAGCGAGAAGAGTATATACTAAATATTTAAATTTTAATTGGAGTACTGTGGCCAAGGGTTTAGGAGTTTGTACTTAATTTTTTAATTGGAGAGTATATACTTCTTTTTATTGGAGTATATACTTCTCGACCAAAAAAAGGATATACCCAGCTGATATAGCAGTATATTCAGTTGTTCATACGAATGATGCATACTCTCTGCTGAAATTGATTTGAAGTATATCCACTTGAATGAAGTATATACTCTGCTGAAATTGAAGTATATTCACTAAATTTGGTACATCCATAGAGAAATGTATGATAAGGCATGCACGTATTACATATGCATTCTGGAGTGGATATCTAGTCTACATTCATTTGTTCTTCACTGCAAAAGcatcttcttgttgttgttctgttTGTCGCCGGCAAGCACACGCACGGTGGGCAGCACGACGTTAGGAGTCCAACGCATCGAAATCGCAGGCACTCCACGCCATGCTATCCATGGCCTCCAGATGACACCTTGGGAAATTCTACCTGCATGCATAGAGCTTAGATAAGGGGTACAGCCAACTAGATGCCTACCTGAGCAAGCAATGAATTAGTCACGGAAAGAGTGGTTGATGCATGCTTTTGCAGCTCAATCTGAAGTTCGTAGACCAGAAATAATATTGAATAAATGATGCACCTTGACGAGTTAGATTGTCGGCAGCATCTCATCTTCTCATCTTCAAGTTTGAGTTGCGCCAACCACATCTAATGTGCCTCGTCGTCGAGTCAACAAGCGGCTGCCGGCTGCGTCTTGTCTCCAAGCCCTAATCAGTAGGTGGATTGATTTTAATGAAAGAAGAACGATGCATGTTAATGCGGTGCTAACAAGATTTGAATCTGAATGTGCCTTATCCCTATTAGTATGGAACAAACTTTCAAACTCCACGGGACCACTTCTGATTAGCACCTAATCAACTAACTAAATGCTAAGGAGGTTTGTTGCGATGGCACAATAAACAACAGtggaaaataaaaaaagaaatgaCACATGACATAGGAGTATGTACTCCTAGGTGTACCAACCCATTTTCCTATATATATCCTCTGTTTTAATATGTAGTCTCTTATCGACTTAGTTTTGGTCCTACTTAACCTACTCGGCTGTTGCTGGTTTGTCGCCACTACCTTTCGATTCATGATAATTGTGCAAATGAAGTGCAAGTTAACCTTTGAGCAACTTCTATATCAAGTTGAGGTATTTTTTTTACCCTTTGTAAAGATTGTTGCAAGCTAAAGCTTATCGTGTCACACTTTGATTTGTCTTATTGGCTGTCACATCTTTCACTTTGAACAATTTGTACAACCATTGTGCCCTATGAGACCATATGTCACCATTTCTCATCATATTTTGCAGGAAATATTGGGTGAAGTGTGATGCTGAACGGACAGAGGAAGATCCTTGAGCAATGAAAATCTTTGTTGGGTGGTGCTAATAATGCAAAGATTCAGTTTTTATGTAACCTTGGCTAGACTGTGATCATTTGATGTTGTGAACCTTTGTCGTATTGCAAAGATTAACTTTTTACAAGTCTCATGTTGAAGTTTTATGTATTGGCATGGTTCAGTTTAATGCAAAACATTGCTACGTGTGAACAAACAAGCTGTCAATGTTGGTGCTGGTAGAGATTTATTCATCCTATTTATTCCTAGCACAAAGGCGTTCGTTGGTGCTGGTACAGTTTGGTTCTGGCATAGAGAGAATATATTGCATTACTTGACTCTCCAAGAGTGTCACCTCTCCTTAATGGATCCGATAAATTGATATCCAGGTTTGAGTACTTttataaaaaatataataattCCAATAAATTGGTATCTAGGTTTGATGACTACTATAAGAAGCTTTACTTCCTGTAGCATGTAGGCACTTGAAGAAACATGTTTCCTGTAATCTGTAGACACTTGAAGCATGCATCCTGGGTCCATTGGCTTAATCTTTCCAAGAAATTACAAAAATCTCCGTGCTTCAGTAGCCTTTTACCTGGCATAAAATGTGTTCTCTCATTCCAACAAATACTGGAGGACTAATAGATATAGCCCTGGGCTAGTTGAAGTGGTTtctgaaaaaaaaatcataatatTACAAATTGGAAGCTGTCCAAAGAGAAAGGTCTGTTTAGTTTGATGATTTAACACAGAGAATACAATACTGGAGAACTGGGATTTACAAAGTGAACTGGAACTAAATAATAAAGCAAAATCAGGTTATAGATTCACTTCATTCTATATGAAAAATCTATGCATTATGTAAAGCACTAAAGTAACTACAGAATTTGTAAATTAGAAATTGCAGTCTTGTGACACACTAATCAAATTGTCCCAATGGAGCTCAGACTTGTAAGGCATTATAGATGGCAACACTGTCCATGCGCGTGACTTAATGTACCTTCCTTCAAAATTATAGTTTTGTGCTCTGccgtgcaagcatgcacacataCATCTCCTGGATGAACCAAGTCGCAGGATACACAAGCAACCATATTATGGACGGATAATATACAACATCTAGTTTGATGATGCACTTCTTCTTGGAGTAACGTGCAACAAAAACAACCATTCATTTCCATCTTCTGTTAAATTTGAGGGGTTTTACTCTAGGTACTGCTAAAGTACAAGGGTTAAGATTCTCTATGGTTCTTTCTTGTCTAAAAACAAATATGAAAAATTATATCTTCATCAATGATGTTGACAAAATTCTGTGAACTCCTTCTAGCTCGTAAATTAATGGCGATATTTCCCTGCCAGCATGAAAGAGGAAGAAAATTTAGGAACGTAAATGATCATCGTGCGTAGTCTATGATTATAATCTAATAATCATTGCACCCACGATGAAAGTTAGTGTCAGAAAAATATTGTTATATTATGTACCCTTAGTTATAACGGGAGGAGCAACCCCCTCTGAGCAAGTTCAGTCAAAGCCAAGATGCCTCTATGCCTAGAACCATCACCTTCAGTATTCAGAATGCACAACTTAATTACTTCATAAGTAATTCACTACCTAAGAAAAGCTGCAATTTTTAAAGCTGGAAGAGGAAGCTGTGAAACTCTTCAAACAAACAAAGGGTGCTTTGAAGTGTATATGTCATAAATGGACCTCACCTGGAGAAAAATGCTACAAAATTGTTGATAGAACTTGTTCGGACAGTGCGGGTGTTAAATGTGCAGTTATCTTGCCAACTCCTTTGGCAGTAGACCATCATCCTGGACAGAGAGGAATAATTATTCACTTTTTAGTTTGAGGGCGACAAGCCAACAATCTTGGAGGTAAACAAAAATATTTAGAGTACACCAAGTGTCTTTCAGTATAAATCTCCATCAAAGACTACAGTGCTACTCATTGCATCACTTATCCAACAAACCATAAATATTTGGTGTGAAAACATTTACTCTTTGGAAGGAGATGTTTCTAATACAACCACCGCTGCAGAGAAATTTTGTAGCAGGAAGGCAAATTGACTGTTGAAGCAAGTTCACACCTCAGATGATAATGAAACTAAACGTACATGAATGCCCACAAAACAGTTCATCACCCCTCTTCTAACCNNNNNNNNNNNNNNNNNNNNNNNNNNNNNNNNNNNNNNNNNNNNNNNNNNNNNNNNNNNNNNNNNNNNNNNNNNNNNNNNNNNNNNNNNNNNNNNNNNNNNNNNNNNNNNNNNNNNNNNNNNNNNNNNNNNNNNNNNNNNNNNNNNNNNNNNNNNNNNNNNNNNNNNNNNNNNNNNNNNNNNNNNNNNNNNNNNNNNNNNNNNNNNNNNNNNNNNNNNNNNNNNNNNNNNNNNNNNNNNNNNNNNNNNNNNNNNNNNNNNNNNNNNNNNNNNNNNNNNNNNNNNNNNNNNNNNNNNNNNNNNNNNNNNNNNNNNNNNNNNNNNNNNNNNNNNNNNNNNNNNNNNNNNNNNNNNNNNNNNNNNNNNNNNNNNNNNNNNNNNNNNNNNNNNNNNNNNNNNNNNNNNNNNNNNNNNNNNNNNNNNNNNNNNNNNNNNNNNNNNNNNNNNNNNNNNNNNNNNNNNNNNNNNNNNNNNNNNNNNNNNNNNNNNNNNNNNNNNNNNNNNNNNNNNNNNNNNNNNNNNNNNNNNNNNNNNNNNNNNNNNNNNNNNNNNNNNNNNNNNNNNNNNNNNNNNNNNNNNNNNNNNNNNNNNNNNNNNNNNNNNNNNNNNNNNNNNNNNNNNNNNNNNNNNNNNNNNNNNNNNNNNNNNNNNNNNNNNNNNNNNNNNNNNNNNNNNNNNNNNNNNNNNNNNNNNNNNNNNNNNNNNNNNNNNNNNNNNNNNNNNNNNNNNNNNNNNNNNNNNNNNNNNNNNNNNNNNNNNNNNNNNNNNNNNNNNNNNNNNNNNNNNNNNNNNNNNNNNNNNNNNNNNNNNNNNNNNNNNNNNNNNNNNNNNNNNNNNNNNNNNNNNNNNNNNNNNNNNNNNNNNNNNNNNNNNNNNNNNNNNNNNNNNNNNNNNNNNNNNNNNNNNNNNNNNNNNNNNNNNNNNNNNNNNNNNNNNNNNNNNNNNNNNNNNNNNNNNNNNNNNNNNNNNNNNNNNNNNNNNNNNNNNNNNNNNNNNNNNNNAaatgatagtctcctcaacactcaacactctctcactgatttgcatttggtggaaagaagatttgagtggaaagcaacttggagaaggcatgttctgatggttggaatggaatatcttgacctcaacacatgagttggtggttctctctcagaaaatatatgttggaagtgtaggcatgttctgatggctctctccatgaaagAAGAGTgagtggaggggtatatatagcctccacacaaaatcaatgtcggtgtcaaaaccagcggatctcgggtagggggtcccgaactgtgcgtctaaggcggatggtaacaggaggcaggggacacgatgttttacccaggttcgggccctcttgatggaggtaaaaccctacgtcctgcttgatttattcttgatgatatgagtattacaagagttgatctaccacgagatcggagaggctaaaccctggaaggtagcctatggtatgactgtatgtcgtcctacggactaaaaccctccggtttatatagacaccggaggaggctagggttacacaaggtcggttacaaaggtggagatatacatatccgtattgcctagcttgccttccacgccaagtagagtcctatccggacacgagacgaagtcttgaatcttgtatcttcatagtccaacaatctgGCCAAATGATATAGTctgactgtccggagaccccctaatccaggactccctcagtagcccctgaaccaggcttcaatgacgatgagtccggcgtgtagtattgtcttcggcattgcaaggcgggttcctcctccgaatacaccacagaagaatttgaatacaaggatagtgtccgaccctgcaaaataagttccacataccaccgtagagaataatatttccacaaatctaatctgctgacacgttttggcaacatgacattatgccatggcccggtgtttattcgaaccgtttcctttaactagccccgcaaataacgcgaggcagtttcttgacacatcttgtcaaagcagagatcatgtcccccttattacgggtttctcatcaatatgggcgtgggtaacccaactgcgccatcgattacggtgcttggggataagcgagtttaccaggctagtgggggcacatagtttcggccgcccttataaagggacaaggtttaacctttttctacccacgccttcttcctccttgctcatccattcttgcgcactcgagatCCAACACCCAAGttcacatccttcccctcaaccttctccaaacatgtccggagtgggaggcaaatggatggcttcctccattacgaagggacacatcaagaagctgcgcggagccggatacttagccgcgaatatcgcgcatcggctgcccgccgcggggcagatcgtccctaccccgaaacttcatgagagggtagttttcctccaccacttcctttgtggactggggtttcccctccatccattcatccatggtctcatgttctactacgggttGGACtaccatgatctggccccgaacttcatcttcaacatttcggcgttcatcgtcgtgtgtgaggctttcctccgcatccggccccacttcggtctgtggctgaagaccttcaatatcaagccgaaggtggtgggaggccaacaagcagaatgcggcggagccatggtgggcaagatgcccaatgttatatggctcgaaggctccttcgtggagaccataaaggggtggcaatcggcgtggttctacatcaccgagccgcgcgacaccaactgggtggcgaccctgagtttcgatccgaaatcctcacgtggctcacctcctgaaaagagaagggcctgtcttggggttcattggtggagctggacggactccagaagtgtatccggaatatggcaagcaaaaagctcaagcttgtcaacatagtacacatgctcatccgccggatcctcccatgtcaacaacaggacttcaatttgtgggagttcgacccggcccagcaccagactctgagcgagctcttcgacacaacgcataaggacgtctggagggtgctattcaagggcgccgaggtccctccctctctcaccgaggaccgcgggctaagcgcgaagcgcccatcgcattcggtgagttctataaatccggtaggatattttacttcccctagcttaatcatgtgcggggtctgagctccacgcctttgacaggactgggtggggacgtcggggcagattaactgtccggcccctctgctcGAAGACAccgcggacgctctcctgacgaagatgctgactccggctccttacaaggtgccggagaagaccaagaaggccaagggaacccgaaagagttcccgactccaggtgttatcggactcattgtctgataactccgcgacgcactcctcccccgaagacgaggaggaagatgaagatgctccccctccagtcgggggagacaagaaaaggaaggccgccccaaccgggggggccgaagggtccaagaagggaaggactctccttcctgactactccaccaccgccgccgaaggcgaagacgagtggctgctcagggccaagcccctggcaaagtcgtaagtattcggatgccagagtaattcatagcatacctttgtcaaACTGCTTCATCTAACGCTgaattatgattatgcaggccgccacgagcctgtatcgacgtatcgtcggacggctccctgggctcgtcggatatggatagcgatccacttcctaccgccacctccccttgccctacggacaacgccgaggtattgtctcaagaggcaccggaggcgcctcgaggcgaccttctggattccgggagcagagggagcaaggctcccgagggctccgagttcggccctcagccgaacaccgcgccggaacctccagtggttccggactcagggaggcggcctccttccaaaaggggcaagacgcctgcgccggtgacctctgtccat
Protein-coding sequences here:
- the LOC125509453 gene encoding uncharacterized protein LOC125509453 isoform X2 — its product is MPSFCLDLEARRSSLSLSIPLLHPAATHPLLHPAATLSSGKVAPSRPLSSRQIAPSRSLSSRISPRPGPSPPRTVPLRQGRKDTRTSWLPVPLATGRLTPATRSGQPTVGQLHPRRTKEQEAPGLLVWEQAGKYWVKCDAERTEEDP
- the LOC125509453 gene encoding uncharacterized protein LOC125509453 isoform X1; the encoded protein is MPSFCLDLEARRSSLSLSIPLLHPAATHPLLHPAATLSSGKVAPSRPLSSRQIAPSRSLSSRISPRPGPSPPRTVPLRQGRKDTRTSWLPVPLATAGRLTPATRSGQPTVGQLHPRRTKEQEAPGLLVWEQAGKYWVKCDAERTEEDP